One Psilocybe cubensis strain MGC-MH-2018 chromosome 9, whole genome shotgun sequence genomic window, GATGGCTGGTACCCCTatctccctccctccctatctctctctttcgtttctttgttttttttttttttttcttttcattccaCTATCATATTCATGAGTTGGTTTATGCGTTGTTGGTGTTCGCTTTTGTGGTCGGGGTGCTCAACGCGAGATTTGTTCGTATCGTCTGATGGAGATCTTACGCTTGGGTTATCTTATCTCTCTCACCCTTGACccctatctctctctctttcttttcttttttttactttcgattttttttctcagcTCCCCTATCATCTTCACTATATCGTTTTCGAGAACAAAACTCAAAACTAACCTCTTTTCTTCACCTCATTTTTTACGTATAGCGCATCGGAGTACTCGCTGCCTACACCGTCCGACACCCATCCGATCCCGCACCTCTCGCATTCTCcgcattcgcattcacactcgcactcgcattCGAGCGGGTACACGCCATTCGGGCTCAGCCCGCCGTCGTCCTCTCTAGGCGACACCATCTCGAATGGTAACAGCACCTCCAACTCCTCGCACTCGAACGGGAACGGCAACTcgaatggaaatggaagtgGGCTGAGTCTGCCCCCGGTGTCGACTCTACACTCGCCCATCCTCGGcggacatgggcatgggcatcAGTATGGTATGCACTCGCCGTCGTCGcaccatggacatggacatgggcaTAGTCATTCGTTGTCGATGGGTATGAGCAAGCCGATGGATTTCGCGCTTCAGTCGCCTTCTTTACACGGCCACGGGCACGGCTCGCACCAtcactcgcactcgcactcgcactcgcactcgcttTCGCACTCGATACCGAAGAGTCCGTTAGACTACGGGCTCGGCGCGTATGCCCAATCACCCAGCAACGGCGGAGGAAATGGGAGTGCAAGTGGGAATGGGAACGGCGCGTCgggcgcaggcgcaggcgcgtACGGGCTGAGTATGACGCCTCCGAGCGCGATGCTTGCCTCGCCGCTCATGGGCGCGCTCGGGCCGCTCGGCTccgggatggggatgggctCGATGGGTATGCCGTCTAGTCTTGGCTCGAGCGGTGCGGGTGGGATGGGGATGATGACTATGGGCCGGATTTCAGGGACCGGTGGTGGGAATAATAGTAataatgggaatgggaatgggaatggtggGAGTGGGGGTGCGAGTGCGACGGGGTTGGGTGCGACGCCGCTTTCGCCTGCTTCGTTGCCTTCTGCTGGGTTGAGCGGTCTCGGTCTCGGGCTTGGAGTcggagttggagttggagtcgGGTCTGCGGGTATGACAGCTACGAGTCCAACAGCTACATCACCCATCTCACCCTCATCCACCCCTTCCGCCGCCGCGCTAGGTTCCTCCGCcgcaggagcaggagcaggagcaggaggggCATCGGCGGTGGACAAACAGTCGTTACTTGCGAATGAGAAGAGGCGCAGGCGGAGGGAGAGCCATAATGCTGTTGAGAGGCGCCGGAGGGATAATATTAATGAGAAGATTAGTGAGCTTGCGACGTTGATTCCGGAGTGTATGTTGGATGGGTCTGTGTCGgggggtggtgggggtggggcgggtgagtgtttttttctttgatttttgatttttgatttttgtttttttttggggggggggttcttttcttttttctgacGGCTAGCTAACAAACACACTTTTTACGCTTTTTTTTACGCTTTACATCTACCAGGCTCGCCATCCGCACATGCCGCCTCGCCAAGTGGGCTTCTGGACCCTTCGGATCcgctcctccctctcccactACAATCCCAATCGTCGTCTGATAAGAAGGACAAGGATAAGGATGGTGTGGTGGGGATTAAAGAGGAGAATGGAGGGACGACGCCTACGGGTGCTggaggagcgggaggagCAGGGGGacaggaggagggaggggtTGTTAAAGCGAATAAGGGGATGATTTTGAGGAAGAGTGTTGAGTATATTAGGTGGGTTTTTGTTtgcgtttttcttttttttgctgagCTGAGGTGTTTGTGGTGTAGATATCTTCAGCAGCTCGTTACGGCGCAGGGCGCGCGCAACCGCGAGCTCGAGCAGGAGCTCAAGTCGTATCGCGGCGCTAACGCCAACTCCAGCTCAAACTCAAACTCCGCCTCCAACgtcaacgccaacgccaacggcAGCCCATCAGATTCCTCCTCtgaacaaaaccaaaactcGAGTAACGCGGGCGGAAAACTGTCGATGCGTAAACATCGGCTGGCGAGTCatgcggaggaggaagatgaggatgaggagatgATGCTGCATGATGAGTATCAGGGTAACTCGGAGTCTGCTTCTGGCTCCAGTGCTTCCAACGCcaacaactccaactccaactccaactccaatgCTAATACCAATTCCAAATCTACCTCCAACGGCACCGGCAACGGGAAAGGAAACACCAAGAAATCGTTCCGTTCCGGTGCTAGACTGCCTAGTATGCccgaaggaggagaaggtgaaggtgaaggcgACGACGctgatgaagatggagatggCGAAGATGGGTTCATGGatatggggatggggatgggtatgaacatgaacatgaacatggggatggggatgaatATGGGGATGggtatgggcatgggcatggggatgaatatgaatatgatggggatggggatgggtaTGAATGGGATGAATGGGATGAATATGGGATTTGGGGATATGATGGGGCTTGATATGCaggaccaggaccaggaccaggaTCAGGGGCATGACCAGGGacgcagaggcagaggcggtGAGGGCGAGGGTGGGGACGGCGACGATGGAGGCACGGGTAtggacgtcgacgtcgacgacgatgatggtggtggtggtggtggtagtggtggtggtggtggtgaccACGATCACGCTACGCGCGACGGGCCGCTAGCTTTAGGTTCGTCCAAGGAACGTGGTcggacgtcgacgagggGTGCTGGGAGCGGGCGGCGGGGCGGTAATGCTGAGAATGTGCATGGCAATAGCAAGGGCGGTGTGGGTGTGGTTACGGTGAATGGGACCAAGTTGAAAGAGGAGACgagggatgatgatgaggcgCTGTTTGGCGGGTTGAGTATGCAGACGTGAGCGCCTCGCGTGTGTCGGGGGGTTGGTTCTTTTCAAATTCGAAGACATCGACCCCGCTTTACACTACCCACCTACGACTGCCACAACAACAGCGACGATATCGATGTTTTGCCAAAGTCGACGAGAATCGCTGAACAAAAATAACAACTGTTAAAATGTAACCCTTGCCCAAGCCCTCTCTCTTCTACCTCCAGCCCTCCTCCATGCAGCaaataaaatcaaaagcAACGAGATGCAGAATATGGATACGACACTTTACGATGTGATGAAACCCCGCTCTTCTCTGTTTCATGGAGATACCATACTATACCTTGCGCATACCAACTTTTACCCTACCCACGCCGTCCTCGTTCATATTCATACCCCATGCTACCAAATACCAATACCTACTGCCTGTGGATTTGTACGGCCGCGGTCGCCACACTCTCTCCTCTTTCGCGGTGGCAAAAGTTGCTTTTTCCCCcctgtttgtttgtttgtttgttgttcaatatttctctttcttttccttgagtctgtgtctttttttttccaaaaTGTCTTGTCAAGTTTTTTAACCGGGTTGCTGCTCCCAGCACCAACCTGCCgcatagtttttttttgatattgcgatccttctctttctcttttattttttgtatttaCTAGTCAAGCCTcgtttcgttttttcttttttttttctatccAAATTTCTTTATATCCCCATATCCCACGTCCCACAATCCATCTTCAACGCGACGCAACCAAAATTCACCCTGGCGTCCTGATAGAACGCAAAACAAACGCATCCGCTGCAAAAAGACAACTGttttcttcatcgtcaatCGTCAATAACATATTTATACCTGCCCTTCACATATGGCCCACCACACATCCTAGCCAGCCGCCCTATCAAACGAAATATTGGCTCTTCAACcaaccatcatcatcatcgattGTCGTTTCTTCGTTCTACTTTGTTTATTTTCATgatcatctttttttttgtttttaccCCCTTCTCCCTGTTTCCTCCCGAAAATGCGCAAACGTCGAAGTATATCCTGATCGTATACTTCCCTCTACTTTGCTACCCCAGAGTACTCAAGCTCCCAAACGACGCAATCTGCCAGCATTcgtcttttccttttcctttttgtatatatgtatgtatgtaaaAATTGCTGTATGTACCGTAGTAAATGAAAGTCAGCACTCTCATTTTTGGTGCGTCGTGTCTTGTGATTTTAGTAGGTCTCCTAGCAGGTGGCTTCCTCTCGAGGGCGTAAGCGACCGATGAAAGTGCGGAGCATTACCCCAAAGAAGGAGGGAGATAACTCCCAGCCGCGGCAAGGTAAGATGGACGTTGGGATACGGGCGTCGGGAAGTAAGCCCTTTTGAATACAACATGGTAATCTGCTAGTGGGTCATTAATGGCACGCTGTTGTAGAAAAAAAACACTGAGAGGCGAGTGATATAAATACTTCTATATACACACTTTCTAGAGGAATTTAGTTGGTTCTAATACAAACAAAAATGTAACATTATCGACGTGAGCATCGCATAGGAGCTTTCGAATGTAACAGCAAGGGACAATGTTTGGTACTTCCGGCTATCCATACTGATATGAATTTTGAGAGGTTGTCGGATTCTTGGATGTTTGGATTCAGCTCCCAGTTTGAAGTTGAATAATGACAATGAGATAGGATAGAAGCCTACTTTGCTTGATATGGGTAAACGGTTCACTTCCTTCTGTTTCTTGAACCTTTGATGTCCACCGTACAATCCGAGGCACAAGTCCAAAATGGATAAATGTACTGGGAAGCCTTGTTCGCGACACACCCATTATACAGTCATGGTACAATTGCTATAGCGTGTGTGTGCATCTAGGTACCTCCTCGGACTCGGACCAAGAGCTCTGAGCTCCCCTGAGCACATTAATACGAGTATAGCCCGTGGGACGCGTGCGTGCGCTCAATCAAATTGGTGAGTCCCACAGACTGTCAAAAATGCCCTGTCGATTACTTGTGATCTACTGATTGGTTGAGGGCAAGATACTACAGAGAAGGCGCTGTGAGCTAGGATGAGGCAGAGTGCGTCATGGTTGGGTGGATGGATGACGTTCGTTGAACATTAACCTGACGTCGATGGTTGAATGAATCAGTTTGAATGCAAGCCGATGAAATACAAGGTCAATGCCAGATATCACTACACAGAATATCGGGACACTGAGCCAGCGGCGTCAAAGACCCAATATTCAGGATTCAGCTAAAGCTAGAACGAGCCAAGACTACCTATTATGTAGAAAGGAAATGCAGCTACTGAAGGAACGGATCTGAGGAGGGGAGGGGCGGGGGTTGACAATGTCCGTGGTCAGCCTTCAAACTGTGGCACACGCATTAGACGTATGCAGTACGTGTATCTAGCTGGTGCTATCAATGATGTGAGTGCGAGCATGCCAAGCCTCGAGAGTAAAATTAAACGCTGGTTAACTAAGGGCAGGTCGTTCGTTCGGGACTCGGATCCATGACTAAGGTTCAGTTTGTGAGATTTGGGACTTGGTTTTGCGTGCGTTTTGTCACTTGCAATGATGCGGGGCGGCGTCTGAGTCATGGCGCTAATTTTAAATAACACGGATCTCCACTCCTCCTTGATGAACTGTGATGAAATCGATAACGAGGGGGTTCTCTCAAGTTCTGCTCTGCACACAAGATAATAAATTCTTTGGGGCACTTGGCTCGGAGATAACGAAAGTATAACGATCCAGTCCTTTCTACCGCTTCAATTAGTGCGAAAAGTGGTAAGATATAACAGACTAAATAGCAATGCTGACAATGAATGGCAGTACTTAAATTTGACGAGGCACACGCACACACTCCTAGAATGTAAGCTTGCACATGCTAGTGAGGCCAAGAAGACAAAACAACACCCCTCATCATGCTTCCAAAAAGCTCCAAGCTCCTATATACACGCAGACGGCACCGGAAACAGATATAAACTATTTCCCAACACCATTAGTCCATTGAAAACGGGGCTTGGGGTATTGCTCACTGCTACCATTATgcaccttcctcctccggATTCTTTGGTTTAAAAAAAGATATCGCGTCACGGTCTGAAGAACCAAGGTCCGCACATATGGACATGTTATCTCCGAGCGCAAAGCCCGAATCGCGAAAGTGGCCACACAGGTTTTTCTATAATTAACCGCCCAAGTTTTTCACCAAGCCGAGGCTTGACATAGTAATAAGTTGCATCGTGATGTCCAAGCCCTATGATAATAGATTTACCCCAATCACCAGGCGTCTTTTTATGTCGTCCGAACAGAATCCTTGACCCACAGCGCCACTGTCCGTCCAAAAAACGGGATATGAAAGAAACTTTATCCAGTATCCAGATGTTTGAAGCCTTTTTGCTATTTTCTGCCAAATGGCATTCACCCACAGCCTCGTGCTTTGTGTAAAGGAAACACAGAAAAGAAATAGACGCACTATATTTAGCATTGTAGGAACAGGTCAACAAAGCATCTTTCACGAGCGATTTTCTCTTCCGTCtgattttctctttttctcaagAAAGTCACTCGTATGAGCTCgtatgtttttattttatttccaGAAATTACCGAGCATCTGCCGTGAGTCTATTGTGCTGAGACACGCCGCGGCTCAAGGGCAAGGCCAAGTAATTCTTTCCTTAAATACCCCACACATCCTCCCAGCAATCCAGTTATTGTTGCTTCCTGTACAGTGTAATTAACGTAGTGAAAGCTTGGCTTTACGCATCTTTTCCACCCAGACTGAACGGCGTCAGAGTTTGAGGCTCGTGTGTTTTCGTAAATGCCGTATGCTCTCGTATGCTGCATACCACATGCGGCCCCTGTGGGGAGTTCGTACAACAGCCGCTTCTGATAGAATCCCAAATTTGCAATGCAGATGGCTATATACAATCCAGGGCTGCTGAAATGCATGCACGAGTGTGGGATTAACGCCTCGTATAGTACGTCCTGAGCATATTTCTTCTCCACCCTCTCTGCGTCCGAGATTTTAGATGATCATAGCGATAAAGGATCTTCGACAACTGGCACCGAACAACGGCTCTCAAGTTCATGCCCACTAATAACGGTCTGCACGGCTCAGACATGGTGCACTCCGCGGTGCTTGCGTTTCAGACGAATACTTCTGGCCCTTTTGTCGTCACGCATCTATACGCGATTCGAACAACTCGAGCGAAAGTACTCAATCTGGATGGATGGTTTTTCTCTCTGTCAAGTACCCTGCATCGATTATCAAAACGAGTATGCAGTGTAGAACACGTGGAAGTGGAGAGCCGTCGATTTTGTAGTTGACGACGACCCAACTTGGCTGTTAGGTTTCCCAGAGGTCCCGCACGGAACCCTCAGCGCTTCCTGCAACGTCAATTTCACAGGCCGACATACCTCCATTTGACCAAGCTTGAAAGTCCTGGAACTTTGCATAATTAGATTGCAGCCCTTGCGCGGTTAACCTGAGAGTGGTACCAATACGGTACGGAGAAGGGTATGGTTCCATAAGGCCAGACACACATGTAAGTCGGTTCAATATCTTCTTCGTGGCGAAGGATAATTGGAAGGTGAACAAATAGACTCACGGGCTCGGTAATGACGatccattcattcatttcactGTACGATTACTTAGCTTTCAAAGGCCTTCGCTGAGAGTGGAATGAGCTGGGCAGATGCCTTTTAGTTGAATCTACATCAGGCTGTCTGGAGCATGTCGGAGCGATAACCCAGTAAGAATAGCCACAAAGTCGGGATGAGAGCGGGCCTGAGCACACCCAAAGTTGCTCTATTCTGACAAGAATGTCTACTCAAGCTCCGGCCCGATTCAAATAGATTCAACAGGCTGAAGGCTACCAGACAAGTTGCCTCGCATTTCATCGGATCCATGGCTTACAGCTTGGGGCGAGGTCCAAAAGAGTAGACACGCAGAGCTGGCGAGAAGCAACAGTCAAGAGGAAAGACCAATCATAACACTTCAGAACGTCTTGGCGTCGTCTCTTCTTGACTATGAAAGAAATCGCGAagttgatattgatgataTGGCCTCGGATGATGTAGAATTTTGAGGCGCTCGTTTTGATGGCTTTGAGACTGGATAGACTAAAGCAGTCCACAGTAGGTCCAATTTCTGCGGACATATCGGTCGGCCAAGTCAATGCCTGAGGGGGCATTTTCCTTCCCTAACGCAGTAAACCGTTGTTTTAGTCGGCCGACGCGGGCAAGAGGAAGAGCCGAATCAAGGTGGGTCGCCACACTCTATAGAGGAGCGATCAGTGGGAAAGGTTGCCAAATTACACGCTACGTTCAACGAATGTATACATGTTATTCTTAGTCTTTGCGTTGCGATGGTAGGGAGCATCCAAGGTACCAGCGGAGATGTGACGGTCCGGCTACGTTGGGCTAACAGCTGCTAACAGAAGAAGGAAGGTTGAAAAGGAGCCATTTGGTTGAGTGCAGACTAGGTTTAGATGGTGCCTTGGTCTGCATGGCCGGTTCGGGACATGCAGTCCATCACGGTGTCCCGGGTCCGACGTTGTACAAACGCATTCGAATCCGAGCCAAACCAACCGGGGTCGTGAGACTGAATCATTAGTTTGCTAAACTGACACCCAAAAAAGCAAGATGGTCCCGGTGTAACGGATTCCAAAACTTCTGCAGAGTTTCAAAAGATGAGCGAACGAGAGTGATGttgaatatatttttcttttctaccAACCCTGAAATGCATTTGATATCAGAGAGCATTCATGTGAAAAAAAGACTACCCCCTGCAAGAAGCCAATGGCTCACAAGTGCAATAGCCCAATTAGTAGCCTGGAATTTGTTTTTCACCAGAGGTCGAGTTGAACACCTGGGGATCTCGGACTGAGTCGTACTAGTTGAAAAAGTTGTAATCGCTGAATCAATCTGTAGTTTCCAAAGCGGTAAGGCCATCATCATGGACCATCGATGCTGACTGGGGTTGACGTACGTTCAAGACGAAGAAGTAAATCATGCCCAAGTTAAAAAAAGCTCAAAAGCGAAAACACAGTCGCGCACCCATACATACAATATTGGCAGGTTCCGCGAAGTTGATCCTTCGGTCTCGATAATTCATATTTCCACGAGGATAACGCGGAGAAGGCGCATCGGATTTTAGCTGTTTATGCCGCGAGGCTGGAAAAGAGAATGCAAGCGAGCGAGGGGGGCATCGATGGCGTTCCCGATGAAGAAACCCTGATCTTCGCGACAAACTTGGATGCGGGGTAATGTATTTATGGGACCGGTCCGGACATCTCTAAAAGTCTAAGAGAAGCCAGGAGGATTCGAGAAGCCTCTTATTGTATAGTCTTGTACTTGCGCACCTTGTGCTGCAAAAAAGGGCGACGTCAAAACATGGGGAAATGGAGTGACCATACGCTTGCGTCCTGCATCCGCTGCGTCGGCCTGTGTTAAGATGCCGACGGATTCTAGAGATATAAGAAAATAAAGGTGGCGGCGGTGTTACCTTATAATTGAAATGATTATTAAGGGACTTGATTCTCTTTTGGAGCCTTGGTGTCAAAAATAAGGTCGCAAGTGCCTCATAAGCAAATCCTTATGATACAAGAGCAGATACAACCTTGAAAAAAGAGCAGCAAACAATAAAGATATACTTGGAAGGTCTGCGTGTTTGTCGTTAAGCTAGCTATATCTTTTGCTGATTATATGTTAGACGCCAAACGAGGATGCGATTATAACAGAAGACCACCTCAGTATCCTAAGTGGGTCCCATAGCGGAAGAGATATGTAAGGCCCAGGAATATCTACGGATAAACATCAGCTTCCAGGGAACGTTCTTTGAGGGTTTAAATCACTATATGAACTCTGTATATCGTCATTGTCAGGATGAACGCTGTATTAGGAAGAACTAAGGTGGCACTTATCATGCGCGCGTAAACTCTATTGAAACGTAGCGTATTCTGATAGGAGGGTGGATAAAATAAGCACAGAACACTGTTAAGGCTCACAGCGGACTTCCCTGGCTGTACTACTCAGCAGTGCTTCGCTGTGCAACCAATCAAGACAATTCACCCGATAGTCCGTATCCGAACAGTGTCATCAAGGGGAGAAAGACGGTACTAACTCGCTATCAGTAGAAATGGGAAACATCGGATAGAAAGataagcaagagagagagaaaatggCATACACGGCTCGTGTGAGTTGATCTCCATATCCCGCGTCTTGCCCGCGGTGTCTTGAAACGATAGAAATTTCCAGATGCAAGAGCCATAGGCATCCTCGAGTCAAACCATAGAGATCGAACAAAGATATAACGTGGATTATTCCTAGATAGCCGGGTGAAGAAATGTAATTATACTGAATTATATTTACCGAATAGGTAAGCTATGGGGTATTTTGACTGTGGCTCTAGATAGAATCGACCTCTATTGATCAATATCTTGCCTGAAAAGTGTCAAGCAGGACTGTAAGCAAACAGCATTCATGGTAGTAGAGCTGAGCAGTAACTTACTTCAACACATAACGGTACCTTGGGAGGCCGTTCTTAACACCTTGGACAGCTTTTGCCGCTTCAGACACTAATCGCAGATATCAGCTTCGAAGCATATGGAGCAATGAGAAAAAGCACTTACTAGGGATAACATCAATCCAAGGTTTAATCCCTTTATCGCAAGCGAGCTGCAGCATCTCAACAGCCTCTTTCTTGCTGCCGCTATAGAGTTTCCGATGGAAAGCATGAGAGCAATGCGAAGCAAACAATGATCGAGACTTACAGCACGCTACCACCGTAGAGGCCACTCGAAAAGAGGGTGCccttggacatggcaggAAGTTTATCGTCGGGGATGGCCACCATGATGAGCCGACCGCCGGGTACAAGGGTGCTCATTAATTCATCCAAAGCGATTCCAGAAACGACATCGGTAGTAACCTATCAGATAATCAGTGATGAAAGAAGAATctaaaagaagaaaatattaCGATGATTATATCTAGAGTGCGCTTGTATGGGATCTCGAAACCGGTCTCGCCTGTAGCAACAAATTTGGTAGCACCAAGCTTTTTGGCATCGTCCTGAAGATATGTCAATAAAAAGTTCCTTCATGGAAAGGTTTTAGCGAACCTCCTTTCTTCTCGAATGCGAGAAAGCAATAACTTCATCGCATTCAAGAGCCTTCGCGAATTGAAGAGCGAAGTGACTTATTTTGTAACACCGTCAATATCACCTTCGCATTATTAGTTCAACCAACGACTTACCCCAATCCACCAATTCCAACGACACCCACCTTCTTACCAGGTCTTATGCACCTCGTCAACAGATAAGACAGAAGTTAATTAAAAATTTCGTGCTTACCCAGCTCCGTTCCTAACTAGTGGCGAGTAGACTGTGAGTCCTCCGCAGAACATAGGTGCAGCTTCCTCCAACTTAAGGCCGTCAGGGATAGGGAAAACGAATCGTTCATTGACGCGAATCCCGTTTGCATAACCTCCTTTGGCAATGGTCCCGCACTGTTAATTCGATTAGATACTGTATGTACGCCCGTACGCCACGCAACAAGAAACTTGTACCTCTGGGTACTTGCAGTTGTATGTGTAGACAACATCGGAGCAGCTGAAACGAAGAAATTTCATGGATGTTGGAGTACATGGAAAGGGAGAAAACGAGACGCACTACTGCTCGTTATCGGTTTTGCACATATTACATTTATTGCACGAGCATACGGCGGCACTGAAGATAGATAAAACGAATGTAGGGTGTATGCGCGTCAGATACTTCGAAGGACATTTATGAAACCCTTACCCTACACCAACGCGGTCACCAACTTTAATGGTCTTAACTTGAGGCCCAACTGAAACAACATGGCCAGCAATTTCATGACCAGGAACGACAGGCTATAAAGATCAGACGTCTATCAACAAAGTATATTAATGTACTGCTTACCAGAAGGGGAGTTCCCCATCCACCAGTGATGGTATGGATCTAATAAGAGGAAACAGTTGGATGATTGTatgtaaagaaagaaattcaATGCACTCACATCAGTCCCACATACACCGCAGAACGCGATCTTGATATCGACATCGAAATCCCCCAACGGTTTAGGCTGGTATTCAATCAACTTGAAATCATACGATTTGCTCGTATCTTCGATGCTAGTTACATATATGCTATGCAGCGAGATCACAAATACAGGATGGGTTTATGTACTTACGCGTATCCTTTGAAAGTGACGTTGGCTGCCATGCTTTGGACAGGTATCAGGAGAAAGTGGTAAGTGGTAATTGGCACTCGTTGGGTTGCTCAAAAAATTTTCTTCTCGGTTTGTCATGCTCTATATGTCGTAATTCATATGCTGCTGGGTAAAAAATTGTCCAGAGATCGACGGAGAAGCGGGAGTAAGGAATTTCAATTTCCAAGAGGACGCGGATTCAAAAGATGCGAGGCGAATTGGCTAGTTGACCGCTGGCGCGAGGTTTGCCACCTTTTTCTACACATCAAAGTAAGACACAACCGTTATAGATATGCCCAAGTAAGTTGAGgcctgaagctgaaggcgTCTGTCGACTAATAGTCACGAAAGGGGTCAAAACAGAACTAAGCGGCTGGCTGAGCATTGTGCCTAAcaatggaaagtagccacGTGCTATAGTACTTGCCGCCAATGCCGAGGTAATTGATCGACTCCAGTCTCCAGAGTCCAGCAACTTTTGCGAATGAGTTTAACCCAACGCTGAGCAAAAAATAATACGAAGATATGCAAACAATGGCGCGTATAGCTGCACTTCACAATGCACGGAACTTACCTTGTTTATTGTAAAGTTGAAAAGCCTTGGAACTAGTTAATTTTGTAAAAAAAATTGTATCATCGCACGACGCACATTGCATCCTCGATCGAGGTCTAAAAATAACCTCCTGGCGCTGAAGGTAAATTGTGATCGGCTACCCGACGGCATCTCAATcggcaagaaaaaaattggtTCCTGGTCCTACATGCATCAAATTCATGCTGGTCCTTGAAAATTGGTCCAAAACCAACACAgtagcccaccgcgagggtcGAACTCGCAGCCTTCAGATTACATTTGCCCCttgtttccagacataagAGTCTGACGCTCTATCCGATTGAGCTAGGCGGGCGGTAGCATTTGAGTTAATGTTACTAACACAAGGTTAGGACGAGCAATGCAAAAAACACGACTTCCCGAAAGTCAGCATTCTCTATAATTTGTGCTCCATGATGAATTATTACAGGTCGTGGTAT contains:
- a CDS encoding NADP-dependent alcohol dehydrogenase 6 translates to MAANVTFKGYAIEDTSKSYDFKLIEYQPKPLGDFDVDIKIAFCGVCGTDIHTITGGWGTPLLPVVPGHEIAGHVVSVGPQVKTIKVGDRVGVGCSDVVYTYNCKYPECGTIAKGGYANGIRVNERFVFPIPDGLKLEEAAPMFCGGLTVYSPLVRNGAGHFALQFAKALECDEVIAFSHSRRKEDDAKKLGATKFVATGETGFEIPYKRTLDIIIVTTDVVSGIALDELMSTLVPGGRLIMVAIPDDKLPAMSKGTLFSSGLYGGSVLGSKKEAVEMLQLACDKGIKPWIDVIPMSEAAKAVQGVKNGLPRYRYVLKQDIDQ